In Papaver somniferum cultivar HN1 chromosome 1, ASM357369v1, whole genome shotgun sequence, a genomic segment contains:
- the LOC113339983 gene encoding uncharacterized protein LOC113339983 — MYRAPLVQDNQLKRPSDLQLSGELNPCSNSVKRQRVTHDQTGLPAISNCSELDKEICGLAPIVRCSQNGKPSKSCTGEDATKQDIIHLGEGYQPVLPGNPVPLEVEEDGGCLRASCCIDVQTARITAQVCARRRSESIMSGQRELEGDIRGTEQINYSEDANSGSPKNEGVTNKQQVRVSEEATEPPSSDISKRISLVETIYSKRIEKLLANQSKKSLQFKEARDRIKNDLTQKLLSTQMHQFLFVRCIPILTLEL, encoded by the exons ATGTATAGAGCTCCTCTAGTCCAAG ATAATCAGCTGAAAAGACCAAGTGATTTGCAATTGAGTGGAGAACTAAACCCTTGCTCTAATTCTGTTAAAAGACAAAG GGTCACACATGATCAGACTGGACTACCAGCAATTTCAAATTGTTCAGAACTGGACAAG GAGATTTGTGGGCTAGCACCCATTGTCAGATGTTCTCAGAATGGGAAGCCCTCTAAAAGTTGCACTGGGGAGGATGCGACTAAGCAAGATATTATTCATCTTGGAGAAGGTTATCAACCTGTTTTACCCGGTAACCCAGTTCCTCTAGAAGTAGAAGAG GACGGTGGGTGTCTTAGAGCATCATGCTGCATTGATGTGCAAACTGCAAGGATAACAGCCCAAGTGTGTGCAAGGAGACGGAGTGAATCAATAATGTCTGGCCAGCGAGAGCTCGAAGGGGATATCAGAGGAACAGAACAAATAAATTATTCTGAAGACGCTAATAGTGGATCACCAAAGAATGAAGGTGTGACCAACAAACAACAGGTTCGAGTTTCTGAAGAAGCCACTGAACCACCAAGCTCTGACATCTCCAAGAGGATTAGTCTTGTTGAAACGATTTACTCCAAGAGGATTGAAAAGCTCTTGGCTAATCAATCCAAGAAAAGTCTACAATTCAAGGAAGCAAGAGACAGAATTAAGAATGATTTGACGCAAAAGTTACTGAGCACTCAAATGCATCAGTTCTTGTTCGTAAGATGCATCCCGATATTGACGCTAGAATTGTAA